The following DNA comes from Chitinophaga nivalis.
CACCTTTTCTAACTTTACCGCCCCGGAACGGAAAAAACTGGGTGATAAAGTGAAGACAGGAGGCACCGGTAACAGCCCATCCGCGCTCGTTTCCACCTCCGGACCGGATGCAATACGGGGGGCACAGGGTATTCCTGTGGTGATGCAGTTACTGGGATATTGAGCGGAAAAGAAACAGTTTATAAATCAGGTTCTGAAAAATTTATCACATGGAGGAACAGATGCGCAGATGGCGGCTGATCCTGGGAAGCGGAGAAAATGATGGTACCGCCTATACCCTGGACAAAACCGATCTGCAGATAGATAAAACACTGGAAGCACTGTACGACAGTACCCGGCAAGGCGGGCTGGGAGCCTCATCTCCCAATGTAAGCCGCTGGCTGGGAGACATCCGCAGCTATTTTCCGGCTTCCGTAGTACAGGTTATGCAGAAAGATGCCCTGCAACGCCTGCAGCTGACGGAGATGCTTTTTGAAAAAGAGATGCTGCAAAACGTGACACCGGATGTACACCTGGTGGCCACCCTGATGACATTAAGCCGCGTTATTCCCGAAAAAACCAGGGATACTGCCCGGCAGGTGGTACAGCAGGTGGTGGATGAACTGATGAAAAAACTGGCGCAGCCTATGCAACAGGCCATCAGCGGCAGTTTAAACCGGAGCATCCGCAACCGCCGGCCACGCCACAACGAAATCAACTGGCACCTCACCATCCGGCAAAACCTGCGGCACTACCAGCCGGCCTATCAGACGATCATCCCGGAAACGCTGATCGGATATGGCCGCAAACGGTCTGCCCTCAAGGATGTGGTATTATGTCTGGATCAGAGCGGCTCTATGGGGACCTCTGTTGTATATTCCGGTATCTTTGGCGCCGTAATGGCGACTATTCCGGCAGTGCGCACCAGAATGGTGGTATTTGATACTGCCGTGGCGGATCTTACGGAAGAACTGACCGACCCGGTAGACCTCCTGTTTGGCGTACAGCTGGGCGGCGGTACCGATATCCATGCCGCATTGCAATACTGTGAACAGATCATTACCCGGCCGGCAGATACCGTACTGGTAATGGTAACAGACCTGTTTGAAGGCGGAGACGACAAAAACATGCGTAAACGGTTTGCCAGCCTGGCAATGGCAGGCGTACAGGTAGTGGTACTGCTGGCCCTCAACGATGAAGGGGCGCCGGCCTACGACCATGAAAATGCACAGTTCCTCGCGGAACTTGGCATACCGGTATTTGCCTGTACCCCGGATAAATTCCCGGACCTGATGGCCATGGCACTCAGCAAACAGGATGTTGCGCAATGGGCTGCTAAAGAAGATATAGTGCTGAAAAAATAAATGAATCTATTTATACCTTATGCCGTATACAAAGGAAGCGATACTACCTCTTGTTGAACAACTAAAACAGTTTACTGACTATGAAGATACCCTCTACCCACACCTGCACGCGGGAATCGACTTCCTGACCGGAACAACATTTACCGTACCCGAATTTGCACAGCTCCACGAAGCTGCGCAGATGAACTACTTCCTTCCCTTACTACAGCTACCCGATCACTGGGACGATAACGACCGGCTGATCCTGCAGCTGCTGGCGCCCCCACTTACCTGGGCTGCCTGCCAGGAACGCTTTCTGCAAACCATCGTCCCCTTAATGGATGCTCCTGGCACCTCTTCATCCGTGGTACTGCGTTTCAGCTATTTCACCAGCTTCCTGCAGCAACGTGGCTGTACACCGGCAGCAATAGGCTCGCTCCTGATCAGCTATTCCGGCGATGGCAACAACTTTGACCTGGCGCCCTTAAAATTCACGCCGCTGCGTAAGTTCCTGCAAGACCTGATCAAAGGCGCAGAATGGGCCACGATAGATGATTACCTGCGTACCTGGAAACAAAAAGGCTGGAATTCGCTGTTCTACCGGCTACTCTCCAAAGGCCATCCCGACCGGGAAATGGAATACCTGGACAGTATCCTGCAACAGCACCGGCAACCTTATACCAACTATGAACTGATAAAGGTGTTGTTGCAAAACAACTTCCCTAAATATGAAACGGTAGTAGAAAGGGCCAATAATTTTTATACCACGGTACCCGATTATGCGGCCCTGCTAAACAGTTACCAACTCCTGGCCCGTCATCTCCCGGAAAAATATAATACACCGCTGATACAAACAGCCTATGCTTTCCTGGAAACACAGCATAACGGCATGGTTGCCCTGGATAACCAACCGGCAGCCGATAGCCCGGAAAATGAAGGCGGCTGGTTACCGCCGGGGGTGAGTGCGATTCAGCAACTGCTGCTGCTGGATACCGCCGGCGCCTTGTCTTACCTGGATCAGTATATATCAGATAAACATTACCTGCATCCGCAGGCCTTCCAGGTGATGAAAGACCTCCTGCAGGCCCGGGCAGTACCCTTGTTGCTACAGGCATTGGAAAATGATTACGATGCCCGTAATGTATTACCGGTATTGACTCAGCTGGACAAACAACTATACGAAGACCGGCTGTGGCCTTTCACCCTGCATAAACTGAAATCAGTTCGTTCGCTCGTTGCCGTTGTACTGGCCGATCATCCGCAGGCGCTGGAAAAAGCAGGCGAACTGTTGCTCCATAAAAAAGCGGAACAACGGTTAACGGCCGTACAAATCCTTTGCAAACTCAATACGGCAGCCGCACGCGAGCTGCTGCAACAAGCCTTACATAAAGAAATCAACGACGACGCCCGCGATATGATGCTGGAAGTACTGGGGGATACCCTTACCGGTATGGACGATATGGCGGCTGTTACCGAGCTGGTGGCCTTTGCCAGAAAAAGAGGTAAACTCTCCCGGTTCCCGGAACCCTGGCTGGACGAAAGCACGCTTCCGCCGCTCTACCTCCTGGATGGCACCACGGCTACTTCGGATATGGTGCGTTTCCTGCTGTACCGCCTGTCGCGGATCAAAGAGATCCAGGTAGATATAGAAGCCCGGCCGTTATTACGTTTGGTAGATCAGTCCCGTAGCGGCGGTTTTGCGGCCCATCTCTTTAAATTATATACCGATAAAGGTGGGGAAGCCCGACTGCGATACCTGATGGTACTGGCAGCCCTGACAGGAGATGATGCCCTGGTGGAAAGCCTGCATAGGTCTATCTACCAATGGATAGAAGAAAAACGTCTGAAACAGGCCGAACACGGCGTGGCAGCACTGGCCCTGCAAGGCAGCCTCAATGCCTTGCGTGCTGTGGAGTTCCTGTCGCGCAAGTACCAGATGCGGCGGCCTCAGGTTGGCGCTGCCGCGGCGGCGGCCTTACAACAGACAGCTACCGAAGCTGGTATCAGCCTGCATGAACTGGGCGACCGCCTCGTACCGGATTTTGGTTTCCGGGGCTTATTCCGCCCGTTTGCAGTCAGGGATGAAATTTATCATGCTGGTATCGACAGCCAGTTTAAGCTGACCTATTTCAACAAAAATAAACGGCAGCTTAAAGCTATGCCGGCTGCGACGCCATCTCCTGTTAAAGAAACCTTTAAACGGATTGCCAAAGCCATCACGGAAACGGCTAAACTCCAATCGCAACGGCTGGAACATTACCTGGTCATCCAAAGAAAATGGACGGCTGCTCAATGGACGGCTTTATTCGGGCAGCACCCACTCATGTGTGCCTTTGCCACCCGCTTGTTATGGGGCGTATATGACGAACAGGAACAGCTGATCCAATGTTTCCGTTACCGCGAAGACACTGCCATGGAAAACCTTGCGGGAGAAACGGTTGTCATCCCCGCCAGGGCCACGGTACGTATCCTGCACCCCTTGTACCTGGATGCTACGACCTTACAGCAATGGAAACAGCAATTTGCAGCGCTGGGCATGTTGCCGGTATTTCCGCAGCTGGACCGCCCCGTTGCAGCCCTGTCGCCCATACAAGCCGATAGCACTGTGATACATGATTTTGAAGACATCTCCCTGGAAAGTGAAGTGTTACATCAGCTCATGGACCAGAAAGGCTGGAAACTCTCGGAAGGCAATGATGGTAAATACATGTATGTATTCCACAAAACAGATGATGAAAACCAGCTGGAAGTGATCATGGAAATGAGCGGCGTATACCAGGAAGATGCGGCCTCATGGCGGATGGGCAAACTGTATTTTGTAGACCGGACCAAAACGCAGCAACGCTGGTTCCGTACTACAGATAAAGAAGTAGCCACCGGCCTGTTACCATTACATAGTGTGCCACCGGTATTTTATTCGGAAGCCATCACAGATATTACGGTGTCCAGGGAAAAAATGAGCTTATCGTAGTTACTGGCAATCATGGGATTTTATTTGTATTTTTTCGCTTTATACAGTGAACAGGTAAAACTCATTTATGCAGAAGCTACATTCCCTGCTGTCAGGAGGACTATTACTCCTCCTGACAGTTACCACTCTCCGGTTACAAGCGATACACCTCATTCCCCAGCCATCGGCTGTAAAAACATTACCCGGTCGTTTTAATTTATCCGGCGCTACGGTGATTATAGCCGGCAACAATACTACCGCAGCTACCCTGCTCCAACAAACTCTTCGCGCAGACCATCAGTTATCCTTATCTGTTAAAACAGCAGCCCGCCATAATTATATCCGGCTGACCACAGATGCGGGATTGTTAAAAACAATTGGTACAGAAGGCTACCTGCTGCAGGTACAGCCGGATCATATCCGGATAACCGCCGCCAGCAACACAGGTATTTTCTATGGTATCCAATCACTCCGGCAGCTGATTATGCCGCAGGAACAAGCCTATGCCATTGATGCCGTGGAGATAACCGACAAGCCACGTTTCAGCTGGCGGGCTTTTATGCTGGATGAAGGCCGTTACTTTAAAGGCCCTGCTGCCGTAAAACGTTTGCTGGATGAAATGGCCTTACTGAAAATGAATGTGTTTCACTGGCATCTCACCGATGACCAGGGATGGCGTATTGAAATCAAAAAATATCCGCTGCTCACGCAGGTAGGTAGTAAACGCGATTCCACCCAAACCGGCGGCTGGAACAGCCCTACCTATGATGGCAAGCCACATGCAGGCTATTACACCCAGGAAGAAATCCGGGATATTATCCGGTATGCTGCCGACCGGCACATTACCATTGTACCTGAAATAGAAATGCCCGGACATGCCAGTGCAGCCATCGCTGCTTATCCCTGGCTGGGCACCCGGCATCAGCCGATTACTGTACCGGTAAAATTCGGCGTACAATACGATGTGTTTAATGTAGCAGATCCGAAAGTAATCGGCTTCCTGCAAGACGTTCTGCAGGAAGTCATGGCCTTATTCCCTTCCAAAGTCATTCATATTGGCGGTGATGAAGTAAAATATGATCAATGGAAGGCCGATGCCGGTGTAAATGCCTATATGCAGGCGCATCAGCTCCGGACACCAGCGGATCTGCAAATAGCCTTTACCAATCGTATTTCCAATTACCTCGCAGGCAAACAACGCCGGATGGCAGGCTGGAATGAGATTATGGGCCATAAACTGCATGAGTATACCGATACGGCAGATGTATCTGCCAAAGAAAAGCTGGCTGCCGGTACGATTGTGCAATTCTGGAAAGGCGAACTACAGCTGATTACAGAAGCCGTTGCCAAAGGCTATGAGGTGATCAACTCCTATCATGCCATGACTTATCTCGATTATAGCTACGAGGAAATTTCATTGGAAAAAGCCTTCCGGTTTGATCCGGTACCAACCGGGCTGGATCCGAAGTATCAGGCAAAAATACTGGGTAGCGGCTGCCAGATGTGGGGCGAGTGGATACCAGATGAAAAAGCGATGCAGCACCAGGTATATCCGCGGCTGGCAGCCTATGCCAACAGCGACTGGGCGGAACCTGCCAATAAGGATTTTGAAAATTTCAAGTCCGCGCTGACTTATTTCCTCCAACGCTGGAAAACAGCACAATAATATCAATAACGTATATACACCAGCGTGATCCGCCCGGATCATCTGGTGTATATACATTACTCAGGGTTTTCTTTGCAGTATTTTTTCGTGACCTTTTGGCGAGAACAGGGTATATACCACTTCCCGTCTATCATGTGTGGCAAGTGCTTCCGGACTTCCTTCCCCGACGACCGGGAAAGACCTTACCAATGACCGGCCTTTAATATAAAATGTATCGGCGCCTTTATACTCCTTATCCTGTAAGGTATCCAAGGCAATGCTACTGATACGGGTTGCCTGTTTTCCGTTGAGTTCAAAGGCATATATTTTACCGTATCGTCCGGTGCCGGCTGATACCATATAACAATAGAGTTCAGGAGCGCCATTTGCATCCAGATCTGCCACCATCATATTTTTCATATCTCCTTTCACATCTCTTTCCACAATGCTGTCTGCCCGGGTGGTATCCTTTCTATTGCCTACGGCGATGATCAGGTTATGTATATTACCGTCATTTTTTGTCAGTGCGGTAATACGATAGTTACCTGTTACCGTATCCTGCCGGAAGGCAATTTCCGGTTTATCACGTACCGGCGCAGCCGTAATGGTGCTGTCTTCCTGCTGCGGTGTATCTGATTTCAACGGGTTATTGCAGGCAGCACCTATGACTACTGCTAATCCACATATAAAAAAGATATGGTTTGTACATTTCATGCTGACCGGTTTTACATCTTTTATTTCCTTTTGTGTTTGTCTGCTTTGGTGTCTTTACGATGATGCGTGGTATGGCTTCCCTTATCATCCTGTTCTTCATTTTTCCGGCTATCCAGGTTGTCTCTTATATCCGGACGGATCGCATTGGAATTAGGTTGTTGCCTGTTATGGCGACCGCCCTCATTTTTACTGTGTTTCATAAGATACATTTTGGTGAAAAATCGGTTATACAGATCATGCCACAAAAGCAGTGCCTTAATGCCACTCCGGCTATTAGTGGTTTATCCGCACAACCCTGTTTATCTGTTTCCCCTGAATGACGGACAAAATCCACAGCCGGCAAAGCTCCCCAGCTAAATATGCTGTGTCTGTATAAACGCTTAACCGGATTGGTGTCAACCAGTTACCGGCACACCAGCCTATTCCGTTGTAAAATGTGCATGAAATATGTTACGATAGTGATGACTATGTACAACTATACTATAAAAAAATATAAATATCCATATATGAAAAACCTAAGCGTGACAGCCGGAGTAATAACAGTTTTTCTGGTATGTTTTCTTTTACTGCCGCCTACGCAGCATCCGCTGCAGGCCGCACC
Coding sequences within:
- a CDS encoding DUF4132 domain-containing protein; the encoded protein is MPYTKEAILPLVEQLKQFTDYEDTLYPHLHAGIDFLTGTTFTVPEFAQLHEAAQMNYFLPLLQLPDHWDDNDRLILQLLAPPLTWAACQERFLQTIVPLMDAPGTSSSVVLRFSYFTSFLQQRGCTPAAIGSLLISYSGDGNNFDLAPLKFTPLRKFLQDLIKGAEWATIDDYLRTWKQKGWNSLFYRLLSKGHPDREMEYLDSILQQHRQPYTNYELIKVLLQNNFPKYETVVERANNFYTTVPDYAALLNSYQLLARHLPEKYNTPLIQTAYAFLETQHNGMVALDNQPAADSPENEGGWLPPGVSAIQQLLLLDTAGALSYLDQYISDKHYLHPQAFQVMKDLLQARAVPLLLQALENDYDARNVLPVLTQLDKQLYEDRLWPFTLHKLKSVRSLVAVVLADHPQALEKAGELLLHKKAEQRLTAVQILCKLNTAAARELLQQALHKEINDDARDMMLEVLGDTLTGMDDMAAVTELVAFARKRGKLSRFPEPWLDESTLPPLYLLDGTTATSDMVRFLLYRLSRIKEIQVDIEARPLLRLVDQSRSGGFAAHLFKLYTDKGGEARLRYLMVLAALTGDDALVESLHRSIYQWIEEKRLKQAEHGVAALALQGSLNALRAVEFLSRKYQMRRPQVGAAAAAALQQTATEAGISLHELGDRLVPDFGFRGLFRPFAVRDEIYHAGIDSQFKLTYFNKNKRQLKAMPAATPSPVKETFKRIAKAITETAKLQSQRLEHYLVIQRKWTAAQWTALFGQHPLMCAFATRLLWGVYDEQEQLIQCFRYREDTAMENLAGETVVIPARATVRILHPLYLDATTLQQWKQQFAALGMLPVFPQLDRPVAALSPIQADSTVIHDFEDISLESEVLHQLMDQKGWKLSEGNDGKYMYVFHKTDDENQLEVIMEMSGVYQEDAASWRMGKLYFVDRTKTQQRWFRTTDKEVATGLLPLHSVPPVFYSEAITDITVSREKMSLS
- a CDS encoding beta-N-acetylhexosaminidase, whose protein sequence is MQKLHSLLSGGLLLLLTVTTLRLQAIHLIPQPSAVKTLPGRFNLSGATVIIAGNNTTAATLLQQTLRADHQLSLSVKTAARHNYIRLTTDAGLLKTIGTEGYLLQVQPDHIRITAASNTGIFYGIQSLRQLIMPQEQAYAIDAVEITDKPRFSWRAFMLDEGRYFKGPAAVKRLLDEMALLKMNVFHWHLTDDQGWRIEIKKYPLLTQVGSKRDSTQTGGWNSPTYDGKPHAGYYTQEEIRDIIRYAADRHITIVPEIEMPGHASAAIAAYPWLGTRHQPITVPVKFGVQYDVFNVADPKVIGFLQDVLQEVMALFPSKVIHIGGDEVKYDQWKADAGVNAYMQAHQLRTPADLQIAFTNRISNYLAGKQRRMAGWNEIMGHKLHEYTDTADVSAKEKLAAGTIVQFWKGELQLITEAVAKGYEVINSYHAMTYLDYSYEEISLEKAFRFDPVPTGLDPKYQAKILGSGCQMWGEWIPDEKAMQHQVYPRLAAYANSDWAEPANKDFENFKSALTYFLQRWKTAQ
- a CDS encoding VWA domain-containing protein, giving the protein MEEQMRRWRLILGSGENDGTAYTLDKTDLQIDKTLEALYDSTRQGGLGASSPNVSRWLGDIRSYFPASVVQVMQKDALQRLQLTEMLFEKEMLQNVTPDVHLVATLMTLSRVIPEKTRDTARQVVQQVVDELMKKLAQPMQQAISGSLNRSIRNRRPRHNEINWHLTIRQNLRHYQPAYQTIIPETLIGYGRKRSALKDVVLCLDQSGSMGTSVVYSGIFGAVMATIPAVRTRMVVFDTAVADLTEELTDPVDLLFGVQLGGGTDIHAALQYCEQIITRPADTVLVMVTDLFEGGDDKNMRKRFASLAMAGVQVVVLLALNDEGAPAYDHENAQFLAELGIPVFACTPDKFPDLMAMALSKQDVAQWAAKEDIVLKK